From Triticum urartu cultivar G1812 chromosome 2, Tu2.1, whole genome shotgun sequence, a single genomic window includes:
- the LOC125539336 gene encoding pentatricopeptide repeat-containing protein At5g03800 — translation MATSTSSSPAPLPLAPPPPPRSRLSFPAPPPPPPPATTTSAANHGTAPRLRLLPHAADPRAAHAVAAKSSADARLANAVMCGYIRAGRLTDAVEVFDRMTARDAASYSALISGHARLGSPVSAAAALFRSMRLAGVAPTEYTFVGLLTACIRRGNPRLGTQVHALAAKGRYSGGSLLVANALLGMYVKCGRLEDALRVFDGMEERDVSSWNTVLSGLVELGRYEEALELFGDMRTADVAVDRFSLSALLTAATEGFSLPLGAAVHALSLKSGMELDLSVGNALIGFYAEHGDSVEDVVGVFQRMPVKDVISWTGLLNGYMEFGLVDKALRVFDRMPERNFVTYNAVLTGFCQNKEGVRVSFARKAGLQGLGLFRQMLENGLEMSDVTMTGVLNACAIAADRKMSEQVHTFVIKCGCGSSPWIDAALIDMCVKCGRSGDARLLFEHWRHQESFHIAWSSLLLSSVRDGEYEKALSTFLQMFRSSDIQFIDAFLLTTALGVCGALGFTELGKQLHLLAAKSGLLRACGVGNAIVSMYGKCGQLENAVTFFQRMPHRDLVSWNALITAHLLHRQGDEIWDIWSQMERLAIKPDSVTFLLIISACSCTDSDSADASMELFRCMSSKYNTEPAMEHFAAVVYVLGCWGHFDEAEQFIASMPFKPGALVWRSLLESCSKQSNMTLRRRAMSHLLALEPQDPSTYVLASNLYSESAKWHCSENTRLEMRQKGIHKIPARSWTFYDNAIHSFFARDRSHPQSKDIYAGLDVLTLECIKAGYEPDTTFVLHDVEEYQKRHFLMYHSAKLAATYGLLMAGSGKIIRVVKNIRMCGDCHSFLEHASAATGKEISVRDSNGFHVFRAGICSCRD, via the coding sequence ATGGCCACTTCCACCTCATCCTCCCCTGCCCCTCTTCCCCTCGCacccccgcccccgccccgtTCGCGGCTCTCCTTTCCGGCccctccgccacctcctcctcccgcTACCACCACCAGCGCCGCCAACCATGGCACCGCACCCCGCCTTCGCCTCCTCCCCCACGCGGCCGACCCCCGCGCAGCGCACGCGGTCGCGGCCAAGTCTAGCGCGGACGCGCGCCTCGCGAACGCCGTCATGTGCGGCTACATCCGCGCGGGCCGCCTCACCGACGCGGTTGAGGTGTTCGACCGGATGACCGCCCGTGACGCTGCCTCCTACAGCGCGCTCATCTCGGGCCACGCCCGGCTGGGCTCCCCCGTATCTGCTGCCGCGGCGCTCTTCCGCAGCATGCGCCTCGCGGGAGTCGCCCCCACAGAGTACACTTTCGTGGGCCTCCTCACCGCCTGCATCCGCAGGGGCAACCCGCGGCTCGGGACCCAGGTCCACGCGCTCGCCGCCAAGGGACGGTACTCCGGCGGCTCTCTCCTCGTCGCCAACGCGCTCCTTGGCATGTACGTCAAGTGCGGTCGCTTAGAGGACGCTCTGAGGGTGTTCGACGGGATGGAGGAGCGCGACGTGTCCTCATGGAACACGGTGCTGTCCGGCCTGGTCGAGCTGGGGAGGTACGAGGAGGCGCTTGAGCTGTTTGGGGACATGCGGACGGCCGATGTTGCGGTCGACCGGTTTTCTCTGTCAGCGCTTCTGACGGCGGCTACTGAAGGGTTCAGCCTGCCTCTGGGGGCAGCGGTGCACGCTCTGTCTCTCAAGTCCGGGATGGAGCTGGATTTGAGTGTGGGCAATGCGCTCATTGGATTTTATGCTGAGCATGGTGATTCTGTCGAGGATGTGGTTGGTGTGTTTCAGAGGATGCCAGTAAAGGACGTAATTTCGTGGACTGGGTTACTCAATGGATACATGGAATTTGGTTTAGTTGACAAGGCTCTGCGCGTGTTTGATCGGATGCCTGAGAGGAATTTTGTTACATATAATGCAGTTCTCACCGGGTTTTGTCAGAACAAGGAAGGTGTGCGAGTCAGTTTTGCTAGGAAGGCTGGGCTGCAGGGGCTCGGGTTGTTTAGGCAGATGCTGGAGAATGGGTTGGAGATGTCAGACGTCACCATGACTGGTGTCCTCAATGCTTGTGCTATTGCTGCGGATAGGAAGATGAGTGAGCAGGTTCACACATTTGTGATTAAGTGTGGCTGCGGTTCAAGTCCTTGGATTGACGCCGCGTTGATAGACATGTGCGTCAAGTGTGGTAGGTCTGGAGATGCACGTCTGTTGTTTGAGCATTGGCGCCACCAGGAGAGTTTTCACATTGCTTGGAGCTCTTTACTGCTTTCTAGCGTTAGAGATGGAGAGTATGAGAAAGCGCTTTCTACATTCCTTCAAATGTTTAGAAGCAGTGATATTCAGTTCATTGATGCGTTTTTGTTGACTACTGCTCTTGGAGTTTGTGGTGCTTTGGGTTTTACGGAGCTTGGAAAGCAACTGCATCTGCTTGCTGCAAAATCTGGGCTTTTGCGTGCTTGTGGAGTTGGTAATGCAATTGTCAGTATGTATGGCAAGTGCGGACAATTGGAAAATGCAGTCACTTTCTTTCAGCGAATGCCTCATCGAGACCTTGTGTCTTGGAATGCGCTGATCACTGCTCATCTTCTCCATCGCCAGGGAGATGAAATATGGGACATATGGTCTCAAATGGAGAGATTAGCCATCAAGCCTGACTCCGTGACCTTTCTTCTGATCATATCAGCTTGCAGTTGTACAGACTCAGATTCTGCAGATGCATCTATGGAACTGTTTCGTTGTATGTCAAGCAAGTACAACACTGAACCTGCTATGGAACACTTTGCAGCAGTTGTGTACGTCCTTGGCTGCTGGGGTCATTTTGATGAGGCTGAACAGTTTATAGCTAGTATGCCATTCAAGCCTGGTGCATTAGTTTGGCGATCTTTGCTGGAAAGCTGTAGCAAGCAGTCCAATATGACACTGCGAAGGCGAGCTATGAGTCATCTACTTGCCCTGGAACCACAAGACCCATCCACATATGTTCTGGCATCTAATCTGTACTCTGAATCAGCAAAGTGGCATTGCTCAGAGAACACAAGGCTGGAGATGCGGCAAAAGGGTATCCATAAGATTCCAGCAAGGAGCTGGACATTTTATGACAATGCTATTCACTCATTTTTCGCTCGAGATAGATCACATCCTCAGTCCAAGGACATCTATGCTGGTCTGGACGTGCTAACTCTTGAGTGCATTAAGGCCGGGTATGAACCAGACACCACCTTTGTCCTACATGATGTCGAGGAATACCAAAAGAGACACTTCCTAATGTACCACAGTGCAAAGCTGGCAGCTACATATGGCCTCCTAATGGCAGGCTCTGGGAAAATTATCCGTGTGGTGAAGAACATCCGCATGTGTGGTGACTGCCACTCATTTCTGGAGCATGCCTCTGCTGCTACCGGAAAAGAGATTTCAGTCAGAGACTCGAATGGGTTTCATGTTTTTAGGGCAGGGATTTGTTCCTGTAGAGATTAG